One Oryza brachyantha chromosome 3, ObraRS2, whole genome shotgun sequence DNA segment encodes these proteins:
- the LOC102716110 gene encoding U5 small nuclear ribonucleoprotein 40 kDa protein-like, which produces MGDPPVLKRPKLEKDDYESAYWPRPASNGSSASASSSKPQPPSSAAATQEEDDDIAEEAVLALISHREREVERCKLKLLHYQSLLDTAEKKLTEAQDRLARYRDRKAPPPTQREPKPSLAPATQRDPKPPPPEHKATEQSGRPQLVIPGANTRPAPRPEPMPGLKKTAAPSSSSAPAPLERPKAVEKKPKRKIEEKEHQNLIQSVKKSSATVLRFHGGTVVSSQHKRKLRCLELCPVNDQLVVTSALDGIITLWQVQPKGPSISLLSTTDCLSPKRRWPEDVAWHPDGDTLFAVYTADNDDVQVSVMNRNISGQKKVTFLPVKPHTKGNINNINFMPWSDVCFVTGGSDHAVILWQEKDDSWNHKKVHKDLHSSAVMGVAGLQQKSTILSVGSDKRIVLFDLKAGRTESKNLIDNKCMSVLPNPCDFNLYMVQTGAPGRQLRLFDIRLRQTEVHTLGWKQESSESQSALINQSWSPDGWYLSSGSADPVIHIFDIRHNGQNPCQSVQAHQKRVFKALWHQTAPVLTSISSDLNIGIHRYS; this is translated from the exons atggGCGACCCGCCGGTGCTCAAGAGGCCCAAGCTCGAGAAGGACGACTACGAATCCGCCTACTGGCCCCGCCCCGCCTCCAAtggctcctccgcctccgcctcctcctccaaacCCCAACCCCcctcttccgccgccgccacgcaggaggaggacgacgacatcgcggaggaggcggtgctCGCCCTCATCTCCCACCGCGAGCGCGAGGTCGAGCGGTGCAAGCTCAAGCTCTTGCACTACCAGTCCCTG CTCGACACCGCGGAGAAGAAGCTGACCGAGGCGCAAGACCGGCTCGCCCGGTATCGAGATCGCAAGGCTCCGCCACCCACCCAGAGGGAACCCAAGCCGTCGCTGGCACCGGCGACCCAGAGGGAccccaagccgccgccaccggaaCATAAGGCCACGGAGCAGTCGGGGAGGCCGCAGCTTGTCATCCCGGGGGCAAACACTCGACCGGCCCCGCGCCCAGAGCCCATGCCTGGGTTGAAGAAGACCGCCGCTCCGTCATCCTCCTCTGCACCGGCGCCGCTGGAGCGGCCAAAAGCAGTGGAGAAGAAGCCTAAACGAAAGATTG AAGAGAAGGAGCATCAGAACTTGATTCAGAGCGTGAAGAAATCATCAGCCACGGTGCTTAGGTTCCATGGTGGTACCGTGGTCTCGAGCCAACATAAGAGGAAGCTTAGGTGTCTTGAGCTATGCCCTGTCAACGATCAGCTTGTTGTTACTAG TGCATTGGATGGGATTATTACTCTGTGGCAAGTGCAGCCAAAAGG ACCGTCCATCTCCTTGCTTAGCACAACAGATTGCTTATCTCCTAAGCGTAGATGGCCCGAAGATGTAGCTTGGCATCCAGATGGTGACACACTTTTCGCTGTGTACACTGCTGATAATGACGACGTTCAAGTTTCAGTCATGAATCGCAACATATCAGGACAA AAGAAAGTTACTTTTCTACCAGTAAAGCCTCATACCAAGGGAAAcattaacaacataaatttcaTGCCTTGGTCTGATGTATGCTTTGTGACTGGTGGAAGTGACCATGCTGTCATACTTTGGCAAGAAAAAGATGATTCATGGAACCACAAGAAAGTGCACAAGGACTTGCATTCTTCTGCTGTCATGGGTGTTGCTGGATTACAGCAGAAAAGTACAATATTATCGGTTGGCAGTGACAAGAGGATTGTATTATTTGATCTTAAAGCTGGAAGGACAGAGTCCAAGAACCTAATTGATAACAAATGCATGAGTGTATTACCAAATCCATGTGATTTCAACTTGTACATGGTGCAAACAGG GGCACCAGGCAGGCAGCTTCGGTTGTTTGACATTAGACTTAGGCAGACTGAAGTTCATACACTTGGCTGGAAACAAGAGAGCAGCGAGTCTCAGTCGGCTCTTATAAATCAGTCATGGTCTCCTGATGGTTGGTACTTATCATCTGGCTCTGCAGACC